The segment taaaaaatttgaaaatgttaattataattctaattaattcatcaaataaataataatttttaaatgttttgataattaataaaagaattattttcaaaaataaatcttttgatttatttaattaaaaaattaatcattattattataattaattattattttaaaaaaaattatttaaaaaattaacataaaaaaataaattttaaacttttcataataaaatttagaaaaaacgtacatatttaattaatttgaatttttaatttaaaatttaaaaaatattttttttaattttaaaagtatttttaaaaaaattaataattttaaaaaatttttcaaaataccaaaaaaggaaaatattttttacatattttttttttgaaaataaatcataaatttataaaaatttacaaaaattctaaaacaaaagtttttaaaaaatattttcttcgttaaaaatttattaattatattaatattaattttttaaaattaatataaaaaatattattaaaaatttaagaaaatatttagaaaaaatttaaaaaacttattatttggttacctaatatttttttctttttcaatttcataacttaaaaaaaataatttattttttttaaatttttccgctGTTTTTAGGGCTAAGAATAACTTATTTCAGAAAAGTCCGAAACTATTCACTCAACTAccattttcttgcatttttgttgctctttttaaaaaatttactcggaGGCTGTATCTCTTAAGACAACTGAGAAAAATTCGAACTTTCAACTCaatcaaaaagacaaaaaatttccttcgaatttaattgaatgaaaagttcAAGTTCtgttgactaattttttttacaatagcCCTAAATTCAAACGTTCACCActattttctttcatattttaagctaatatttttttcgtggtcttttataaaaaaatccgttttaaacgtttatttcttgttttcaaaaacttaGCGTTCCATTGCGTTTTGTTACAATTggtcaaaattaaaacgcTCCAACCAATCACAGCACCGCATTTCTGTACGAGCCAATTTTTCGTAGATACAAAATACTAAAGCCCAAAAAATTAGTTACACTCAAACTTTTCGTGTCcttttttgtctcttcttactttttatttttttgtctgtccataatgatgataaaatccCCTTTTTAATTGCAGTGTCATACTTTGGGAACTATCATGAGAATGATACATTAGTTACATATTGCTCCTTCTGCACATTTccatacataaaatttttaaatattgttcaCTTGGGacaaatatgttaaaatttccGGCTCCCTTTTCCtcttttatttcgaaatttaaagcCTTTCTTTGTTTCTCttccttctttctttttttctacaacAACAATTTGTACCGAAACTTGCATGTCGGTAGTTTGATGTTGTAtcatttttagctaaaaataataaaaaaaaatctttcataacatattttaatttatttattcataatatttaacaagttaccttcctttttttcaacgaattcACGTATCGTGTAGTCGCTTCCCCCCATTTAAGAGCATATGTCTGCTACTAGAATCCTGAAGTCGACTCTAtcttacttattattattaaaatccgTAACATATTTTATGTTGAGTACACTTTTTCTGTATTATACATGCTACACTTTTAAGGAAGAAGAGACTTACGATACAGCGGCGGCACAACCTTATCTTGGAAATGTTCTTTCCttacttttacaatttttatatttttttttattcggtaTGTTTACTTGTTTGTTTTGCATCACATGCCGAAAagtacataaattttgttggaaTATGAAGACGAAAAATTCCCCTGCCATTCACAAATATTCCGTTTCGTGTTTGTTTGCGAGGCTGTTGGGCTTAGAAGGTgacttttgtgaaattttctaacaagctaaaaattataagttttgaagttcatcatgaaatgaaagaaatatttactAAAGTCTGTTtcgaaagtattttatttttaatttctaagaatttttcgattttatcatgaataaaaaggcggaaaaatcttacaaatcaaatattataattgacttgacttagaaattaaaacataAGCTGAATATtgagttgaaatattttaacttagaGGCTAAAAGTTAGTTGAGCCATTAAGCTTAAGGCttgcttaagtcaaaaaaaattacgaatttagtcaaattttgtaaaaccatatttttttataagttttgtaACTTAagtaatttgacttaattctGACTTAAGTgactttaacttaaatttaattcaaaatgcaAACAGTTATGACTTCTGACTCTGAGCTTACTTTAGGAATAAAAAGACTTATAAGCccaaaagccaaaaaaagattcgacttttgacttaagcttaagtaaaagttacTTCAACTTGACTTAAGTCATTTTAATTGACTtagttcaaacatttttttcctacaattttaaattaattaagtcaaatcaatttttcagggCAAAacttattaagtcaaaagtcgaaTCCATttgacttatgacttaaacttgAGTAGAAGTCAcaaaagtttgacttaagtcaaattatttgacttaatttaccaaaattttaaaaaaaatttgaattttttcccaaaaaatggtcgaaatttcaaaaaatatttgacttttgacttaattttacttttactttaacttaagcttttgtcaaaagtcaattaagtcaaaagattcttttgattaaaacttaagttaaagtttaagtttcataagtttttgaagcttaagtttttaaaaatttaggcaaaagttttttcattcctttttaagttaaaattatttagtcaaattttttgatttttttgtccaCGCTCAAGATTAAGCCTTTAAGTGAGTTTTTAagccattcaaaaaaattttaacagactGACGTAAGCCcgtttattttacttaaaaaatcccTTTTAAAATGCtctgaaaaaatgtaaaaagggaATACATGCTCTGTACCAGAAGAAATGTAAAACGACTACTTTGAATCTCTCATCTtacattctaaataaaaaagaaagaagcgaaacagtacaaaaaaaagaaagaggaGCAAAGATTTATGTGTCTTTTATTTATGacgtgtttatttttaatatagcAAATTTCTCAAATGACAAAAGAGATTCAATTAAGTAATGCCTcaaatttgcttcaaaataaaattgtcactggagaaaaaaaatctcattttttcggCTTAAcggataaaatttcttgacaCGTGACTGTCGTCGCGTCGACAAATATCCCATAATTTGAAACACAAATCTGTCAAAGAAGGCACATTATTGACTTATCAAacggaaacaaaaaaaagtcttgagcaaacatgaattttcttgtgTGTGGCGCTTGTCATATTTCCAcacatttgaacaaaaaaaaaaaaggaaaaccaTAGAGGCAAAAACGATTTAATGTTGTCTTTCAATGTaagtaattcaattttttgccataATCTTCCCTTTTTCAggcaaaacacacacacgaaaaaattccACAGCGAGacaccaaaaataaatcaaatcaaaataagATTTTGCTTCCGCAAGAACAACAGTCGTCATCGCTGTCGTTGGCGTTATCGTTACAAAGATATCCAATGATTTACATCAGAAATACATTTCATCTCCCAATCGTTCTCGCAATTTGTAtgagaaatggaaaaatattattttcgatGTCTTTCGTGCATCTCGATGCTCGTTACGTAACAGAGAGAGTTGGAGACTCAAAtatcacacacaaacacgagatgataaattttcaaacattaaatatgtattatgTGCGATTGTGTTTATGTTGCGGAGTAAACAGAACCCGAtttatttatgagatttttgttgttgttgtctgtcTTCGTTTTGTTCGCAACACACGCAgagatttgtttgaattattatCGCAATCACGACtgtaaacaataaataaatacaatattcaggatttgattttttttttcggaagcaaaattatttttggaagtcGAGAGGATTTATTACATGGAGagcttttgatttttcattgaattggttaaaatttaagagtatttaaatttttgacatgatagaaaatcaatagaaaaataatcttgtagaaatttaatacatataaggttttccaaatatttttaatactttaagaGTTTGGAGCCTGGCAGACacggaaaaagtttattttttcccgggaaccaaactcatttcccaaaattatatttaccccaagatattgaaaaaatcataaattaagtcaattttttacattttttaagtaattctacaaattttaatttttaaattataaaatttcccaatttttctcttaaaaattcaatatttttatatgatttttgtaattttcccgGAAACGAGGTTCTCAGGTTTCCGCACTTTTTTCAGGACCGGAGCCTGGGgctacaaaaacaaatttgtacTCGAAATTCCATTCGTCGAATAATGCTTTTCAATTCGTTCttaatttcaattcttttctGAAGTCCATTGAAGTCGACAAGATTGGTGAAATCATTGTAGATTCTGATGCGAGGAATAAGTGCATTGTCGATGTACTTTCTTGTAGTTGTTGTCTGGAAGAATGGTCTCTGACTCCTCAAGTTACTCAGTGGGACGAAATGAGTTTTTTAAGGCCCTCGGGTTTTGAAAATAAGTacctttaacttttaaatggagatttttcgaaattttaatttgttttgtaatttttcgtacaaaaaaatttaaatttcgatgTACCTTAGAGGAAGAGGATCCTATTTTCAAGACCCCAAGGCCTTAAAAAGGTCAATTCGTCTCACTGGAATGTTTTGACACtttcttttaacaaatttgctCATGAAAACGTTCAACACGATGTTAGAGCGCAGCACATCAAATATGAAAACGATCCAGTTGATTCAAAAATGATTCTCGATAGTCGTCATATTCAGGAGATTTAAACGTTGcactttctaattttttttttacaaattttcaagaggGATATTTCACATCAAGTAcctgaaaagaaagaaaacctTAAAATTCTAGAACATTTtggatcataaaatttttgaaagtcatcaaatttcattaaaatcagttaaatcaattttttgtgaaaaattgtcgaCCTTGCAAAGAAAGACCAGCCTTCAAAAACATCAACTATAAACTAATTGAATGATCTTCAAACGTTTTATATGCAATAAAATGACTTAAACTCATTTAGTAATCACTTTTACAATATCTTCGTCAATGAAGGTCGGTCCGGTATATATAATTAAGTTGCATACAATTGCATTTTCCACAGATAATATCACAATAGAACTTGCGGTACAGCAACGATGTACGTGAAGCAATTTAGTCAATAAATGACTTTGTAGATCTCGAGTTGAATAAAATGAGCAAATTGAACTAAAAGCTCTTAGTTTCTCTCTAATTCTACATCAATCAAGTTAAACTTCTGatcaaaaatgagtttttacgatgaaaaacttaaaatttggaGCAGTGATCAATTTCCACCGATTTATAATCCTAAAGCCAGTGTTGGTCAATTACTTTTGCACAGTTTGAAAAGGAACTCAAGTAAAATTGCTGAAATAAGTGATACTTATTCAACCAAATATACATTTAATGATATATTGACGAGAAGTATTCAAGCTGCAAATCATTTAAAAGCTTGTGGAGTCAAAAAAGGCGACATTTGTTCCGTTATCAGTCGAAATAATCCAGATTTGGCTCCTGTGATGTTTGGATGTTTCTTTCTCGGAGCTACAATTAACACTTTGGATGTTTCCTTTGACCAAAAAGATCTCGATCATATGCTGGGATTAACGGAACCAAAGTTCATCTTTGCTGAGGAAGATGTTTTAGTAAAAGTTAAAGTTGCTTTAGAACGATTAGAATTGAGTTCAAGGATCTTTTGCTTTTCAAAccttgaaaatattgaaagtatccagaatttttttaaaaatccaatttcaCAAGAAGAGATAGATGACTTTGTTCCCACTCAAATCAGTGACACAGAAAATCACATTGGAATCATAATTTGTTCCTCTGGCACCACAGGTTTAAGTAAAGGAGTTTGCCTATCGGAAGCAGTTCTTGTTGCTCAATTATTGAGAGCTTTTCCTTCAATATCGAACGATACAATTCTCGCTTTCAGTTCTGTGTATTGGATTACCGGAATGGTAACTTTACTTCAAGGAacgatagatggcgctgttCGAATTAATACTTGCGAACCTTTTACGCCAGAATACTTTTTCAAGTTGGTTCAAAAGTACGAAATAACTCGAACATTTCTCACGCCAGCACAAATAGTATCTTGTCTCGAACACAAAGACATGTCAAAAGCTAATCTTTCGACCTTGAAGATGTGCATGACTGGAGGAAGTCTCATACTGGAAGATATTCGATCTCGTTTCGAatcatttttaccaaaaaatgctAAAGTTGTTACACTTTATGGCATGTCTGAATTAGGAGCTTGTTTAACTtggaactttaaaaaaattaaaccaaattCCGTTggagttttaattaatcaacatTCCGCCAAAATAATTGACGAAGAAGGAAATTCCCTTTCACCAAACGAAAAAGgtgaaatttgcataaaatgtcCTTATAAATTTCTTGGATACTTTAACAACCCTGAGGAAACTAAAGGACTTACCGATTCCCAAGGATGGATGCATTCCGGAGACCTTGGATACTTCGACAACGATGGATATCTCTTCATTTCTGGAAGGAAAAAGGAAgttattaaatacaaaaattaccaaatagCTCCTGGTTACATTGAATCTGTAGTTCAAGAGAAAACAGGTCTTGCTCAAATCTGCGCTGTCGCTGTTGAAGATCTTAAAAATGGCACTGACTTACCTTCCGTTGTTATAGTTCGTCCATCTAACTTTGAATTAtctgaaaaacaaataattgaaatactgaatgaaaatttgactGAAATGAAAACACTTCGAGGCGGCATCTACTTCGTTGACAGTCTCCCGATGACGCCATCCGGAAAGGTTCAACGACGCATCGTCAAAGAAATTGCAAAcaatttgtacaaaatgaacaaaaagtaaaaagcgTGTAAAATGAAATACTTTCGTAACACATTCCACACAACAAAATATGTTGAGGATGTGGTTTCGAGTTCTTCTTGTTTAagtgaatatttttccaaataaaatgcatgaaaatgtgttaaaaagttaaaagccaCTATGaaagtttaacattttttttgttgttcaagtGGAAACCAGACTTACATCACATCCTGTTGATTGCTGAACGCTTTTATGCTCGTAATTTGTCGGTTTTGCAAGGTATTTCAATCGTCTTTTATTCATGAGGCGCACACAGATACAGACACAGACTAGAAATGTACAATCAACAAAAGGAGAAAAGTGCTTGGAATACCAAATTATGAAACGAGTCTCTTCCTTCTGCTATGAATTTCCGGTAAATAATGAAGGAAATTCAACTTTTGGTCATCTCCTAGATAACAAAAAGTTTACCCAAGCGTGTTATTTGGGTCATAGAAAGTACCTGGCGTCTCCTTTTTGTGCTTTGAAGATCATAGTGGGATGCTGAAGAAAGAATATTGCTATTTTATCGTGGAATTTCACTTCAAATGTttcttatgaattttctttccaGTGAGACCATATTGCTTAATTAAGGTCTTAGGGGTCTAAAAATAAGGTCCtcctttttatttgcttttttttaaattaagaaaataggaattttggaattttcatctaaattttcatgagaatttcaaaattcctttttctaatattcacaaaataaatgaaaatttgagaacCTTATTTTTAGACCCTGACCTTGACCCTAAAGACATTAAAAAGCTATCGTTCCACTATGAAATAAcaattcataagaaaaatttggagcgaaaTTCCACGATAAAAAAGCAATATTTCTTCtccataaaaagaaaataaatatacaaataaattcTCATTAGTGCTTCGGAGGATTTTGCTTTATAACATTAACAAGGTGATAATCCATAcactttttctcattattattatttcgttaTTACTACATTCCATTCAGGGAATGCGAACGGAAGAAGATTGGAAAAAGATCAGTACTCGAGAAAAACTTTCTACATTAAtgcataatttatatttattgagtttttttttctatttacttACCAAAACATTCGACAACTCCTGCTGACAACTGTTTCATTTCAAGTTCCGTGCTTGGggaaattgaacatttttttttgcatagagaaaaataaactttttttttcgaattaaagtttcattataaataaaattaattttaaacttattctTTCATCTCTGATGCGAATCTGTCTCATCATGTGCTACTATGAGCACAAAATACGCTTGAGGTGTGAAAATGATTTAGCAAACATCCCCCatgtttgtaataataaaatgaaaaaaaagtgtattcaTAAAGTAACAAACATACACCTTATAATGAGATTTCTACCCTCATATCCACCCACTTCAGATCGCgcgtttttttatgattatcggcatcatcatcattttttgttgtctacATTCACCGCAAATCGTTTCGACAACAGCTGaagtacattattttttttttatttgtgtattCATCTGTATTCGTTTTTTCCTATGCGAATAACAATTACTCGCAGTCAGGacgactattattattattgctgaaACATTTACACAtacttcataataaaaattacggcATGTAAGTCGTTCGTTCTaacacagcgaaaaaaaaaatcgagataatgctttttattatcataacaTGCATTATGTAacagaaaattgtatttttatttctcatatatattttttttaactttatcttttctctttttcattttttttagtatcaaTGGCGTTatggagtgaaaaaaaatgcgttaCGTGGGTTTTTGGTGTATGGCTGTCCGTTTAAGGTAAGTATCGAATTTTTCCTATTATAAAAGTAGTAACCCGAATGGCTATCAACGAAGATATGACACTGCATTGAAAAAGAGCCCTAGATCTATACAAAAATCAAGATTCTAGCCAACTAAGTTACAAGTAAGACTTTGTTAAGAATAGGTCAACCTCAAAGACAAAATGGCTGGTTAAAAAGGATATTGAAGAGAATCAGATAAcaataatcttaatttttaaatgaaaacaatCAACTCATCAACCACAAGATAACGAGATAATGCATCACCTCATGGTCTTATACGCGTCGGTGGACGTCTCAAGAAGGCTGACATTCTCTTTGACTCAAGACATCAAATTCTTTTGCCTTCTGTGTGATCGATATGACAAttcgtatttaatttttcgttcacaCACCTCATAAAAAGGAGCTATTTCATATTATATAATTACCAAAGAGCTGAAGAGGTCTAACTAATGAAAAAAACGTTTCAGACTACTTACATAAAACAGCAGCATTTCATTCAATGATATTTCGCCTCCTGGAAATTCcaatgaacaaaaacaaatcatCAGTAGAAGAAGTGTTGAAAACGCCTTAAGGTGCAATTCATATAATAAGATTAAAAAGTATAAGGTATTTTTAGAATAGTCATTTGAGGAGGACTGTTGGCATACTATTGCATTTATGTTGACTATTTTGAcgtattttactaatttttataaaaaagttaaaaaatatcgttttaaattaaagtttcataTCATATCTTTTATTAACTTATAAATTGACTGAAATgccaaattgaataattatgacaaaaattttatagagcCGGTATTCTTACAACGTTTATCATTGacttatgtgaaaaaaaatcatgtgacTGTCAATTCCTCAAAAGTTACGAGCCCACCTTCAACAACAATGTGTagacaattaattattaaaggaCTATAACTTAAACAACATTTATTCACCCAAATCGacaaatttgtctaaaaatgcGCTCTAGTCTCCACACTTTAACAAgaacgacaaaatttttaatccttaTCCATATATTTATTCGTTATTTGCATGAAATATTAGACAGtgcaaaaaaaggaagaaaacagAAACTGTGTTACAACTTATATAGTGGGCTGTATATCACTTGTTCACGTGCTTATTATAACACCTGGACAGAAACAACGCTTTATACTTATACCCTCGTAAGAGACAGAGAAAGCAATTTCATGTTTCTGGAATTCTCCTGTTTTGGcgtgcttttatttttttcctccttttgaTATAACgagttattattaaaatttattctcaaCATATATTAAAAGCTCGCAACTACTTATTAAAATATGGTTTTTGGTGTAAAATTGCAAAGTTAAAAGGAAGAATTTCTGACACGACGAAACATCTTcatttctctctctcactcTTAACTGATAAATGACTAGATAAATCTTTTGTGacgcaaatttttcacaccCAGCTGAAGAcattaaagaaaatgaaacATGTGACACTGATCACAGCATGTGTGTGATAATTTAGCGACAAAAAACGCCTGATAAATACATgttcaatgaaaaatgagtGATAATCATTTATAAGTGTCTGTCATGCCATGATTCCATTcaatgtgaaagaaaaaagagaaaagtgtgcgaaaaagtgtgaaaactGCGGAAAAAAGGGTGAAAAAAGAAAGACATATCGATTTCAACCTCAACTTATACTCATACTAAGAGGCTTCAAACAGGGTCAAGTAAATAATgactttgttacatttttccatcgcacaaaaaaagtaacggAATGAAAAGTAATCAAAGATCCGCAAAGGGGAAAAATGTATGCGGAAAGTTAAACACTTCTTAAAAGTGTGAATGCGTGCGTAACAcgaacgaggaaaaaaacaaacaaactatttttttccttctctttCGTCCTTCGTGATGTATTACAAAGCAAGCAGCAAAAAACGTGtggaaaaaacatttaaatgtaTACATTTCATCAGAAAAGGAACAAGTAACAGAACGTgctgatttgatttttgtttgttgcgtCCCATTATTTACCCATAAAGCAGCCGTTTATCAACTTGAGTCAATTCGATCCACATTCGCAAAGCgatgaaagatttttatgaTGCATACATAAAAGGACGGAATAAGACGCTATTAATAcgtaattcataaaataaaagcgaCTCTCGTGTAAGTAGCAGATGATACGAACGtgttttcaatacaaaaggaACAAACACGTTATCAGAATTTATATTTCCGTTTTATCGATTGGCATACGATCCGTGAagtgtttttgtttgtatatccttttaataaaacaaactaAGTTTCGTCAAAGAACATTTCATTTGGGTACGGAGCGATGACAAAGATGAAGAGTCTCTTTAGAAATTAAGATGAAGACGTTATAAACGAAAATACGCTTCGTGCAtgcaaattatattaattttgtttagaaaTATTATGCGGTGGTACAAAGACGGCAAAAATGTGAAGAATTGAGGTTCTCATTTGAGTAGAATTTTGCGACATTAGATCAAGGATCTATTTCATCTTCagaaaggtaagtttttgacttttaacacTGGggctaaatttgattttagacTATCAAATAAagcttttacttttgactttttctttaCAGTTTCTTCAGTTCCGACTTTGATCATCAGACACCGGTTTATCAATTAAACTAACTTTGAAGCAGTCTTATCTTCactaaattaattactaatagattaatcatatttttaggTCGAAACAACAAAGATAAGGAAATCCATAACCTTACACAATTTTCAATGCCTTAATTGGAGCGATCCAGTAAGCAATGTGAAGTATGTTTAGTAATTATTGGTACTACAAATACTACTAATGGTATTACAAAGCACAAAGAAAATCGAAGAACAAGCAgagatcataaaaaatatgcgaaatgttgaaaaaggaTAAGGCTTACGGAACAAATATTAAGTTTTGTAAGAAGCTCATGACTTTCAACAGTCGAACAACAATAGTACATGAATTGGCTTTGGCGTTACATGAAACGTCCAAGTCACAAATATCTTTGAGTAATCACTGAAGGACCGGTTTATTGTTGGTTtagcaaaaaacttaaaaattcttaacgtCGGAAAATGTAGTGATATCAGCAGTTCAAaatcaaaagacaaaattgtGTTCGACCACCAAATCTCTCAACAAAGTAACAGTCCTGACAAATATCTGGTTCCATGAGAAACTGACTTTTGGAAAGCACATTAACATCATCGTTAGCAAAGCAAAATCTTGACCCTCGTTGGAAGATTTAGAAAGGTGctagacgattttttttggaatcaAGTAGTTGAAAGTTTCTTTATTGCTTTCTGTCATTGTCTTTGGAAGTTTAGTTcagttcagaaaaaaatcttaatttttgtgtctgaATCAAAATCTAGCCTCCCTACAAATATAGATTGAACAGCTGGGCTTtaaaaattcgacaaaaacgtacaaaaaattccgtgctttttttttaacagtttgcGAAACATAAAGTTTTCACAATCTACACTGCTGAAAAGTGgagtctttttaattttatttaaatgacattaattaaaattatttccacaAGTGCTTTAGatacaattaaaaagttactCTCTCTGAACAAGAGTAAAAATGAACGCACGTGCCCTCCTCGctttaaatgactttttaagtgattttcgTTAATTATCGTCCTcctaattgaataaattaggaATATTCACTTTAaaacttgcaatttttatgactACCTAGCAAAATTTTCGACGCAAGCATTCTCCTGCAAAAGTGTagcaaactttttaattaactgtgatcaaaaagtttcaaaacaactaattggaatattttactttgtttaatttatcttCCTCTGATTTGGTTGTTTTATCATCACAAGCCTTTCATGTGGTTCAGCTGAATATATTTAACGTCGTATGATAGTGCGAGTAATAATGAGGAAGTCTTCCTTCCCCTGTGTGCTGCTTCTGCTGC is part of the Culicoides brevitarsis isolate CSIRO-B50_1 chromosome 3, AGI_CSIRO_Cbre_v1, whole genome shotgun sequence genome and harbors:
- the LOC134834392 gene encoding probable 4-coumarate--CoA ligase 1 — its product is MSFYDEKLKIWSSDQFPPIYNPKASVGQLLLHSLKRNSSKIAEISDTYSTKYTFNDILTRSIQAANHLKACGVKKGDICSVISRNNPDLAPVMFGCFFLGATINTLDVSFDQKDLDHMLGLTEPKFIFAEEDVLVKVKVALERLELSSRIFCFSNLENIESIQNFFKNPISQEEIDDFVPTQISDTENHIGIIICSSGTTGLSKGVCLSEAVLVAQLLRAFPSISNDTILAFSSVYWITGMVTLLQGTIDGAVRINTCEPFTPEYFFKLVQKYEITRTFLTPAQIVSCLEHKDMSKANLSTLKMCMTGGSLILEDIRSRFESFLPKNAKVVTLYGMSELGACLTWNFKKIKPNSVGVLINQHSAKIIDEEGNSLSPNEKGEICIKCPYKFLGYFNNPEETKGLTDSQGWMHSGDLGYFDNDGYLFISGRKKEVIKYKNYQIAPGYIESVVQEKTGLAQICAVAVEDLKNGTDLPSVVIVRPSNFELSEKQIIEILNENLTEMKTLRGGIYFVDSLPMTPSGKVQRRIVKEIANNLYKMNKK